A stretch of the Channa argus isolate prfri chromosome 9, Channa argus male v1.0, whole genome shotgun sequence genome encodes the following:
- the nostrin gene encoding nostrin isoform X1, whose translation MKDPISTCSYNQLYQNLKQFSKTGEYFCKELMTVFQQRAELELTYSKGLQKLAGKLIRVSKVMPNNSTYSAWCHVSDEMYSRADAHRSLGTAFLQEATVEIRQVLDEHNKRKRPLDSVIERTGKLVTANWSEQLKIKKKLIGLTREHEALFNFVENNKHICTEKEKQKMVNRLTKSAEMQVRVDEDYFNINMEGHQMRLKWENTLKNCYQIIQELEKQRIEVLCNILKRYSLHMASCGHTLKHGQRQIDQLVQRVDMDKDIQTMEEENRIPADDNKVEFLMTDYFEEETKSLMDKDRRREAIKFKLQRLEDNITKTKKDHEGIQKLIKMYSENPSFSNQRNLEETEQQLDETTLKLDLLEATHHKLSLSLSGLEGTSKSFHRFSDSILKWKDKDCEHSVVQLTRPVKLRRAPFRSRQSLRSSIIYKGPAQFVTQQSVEPSLSATGQVTSTASAHEAKAVDCGGSDNGAFPRTGNGEMQGQTTELNSVGKCKALYNFTPKHDDELTLTEGDLLEIYTKEENGWWFGELNGQTGHFPSTYVEELPVLNSAQSSDA comes from the exons ATGAAGGACCCTATCAGCACCTGCTct TATAACCAACTCTATCAAAAcctaaaacaattttcaaaaactGGGGAGTACTTCTGCAAAGAACTGATGACAGTTTTTCAGCAGAG AGCTGAGCTGGAACTTACCTATTCTAAAGGGCTACAGAAACTTGCTGGCAAACTCATTAGAGTCTCCAAAGTAATGCCAAACAA TTCCACCTACAGCGCCTGGTGTCATGTGTCAGATGAGATGTACTCAAGAGCAGACGCCCACAG ATCATTAGGGACTGCATTTCTGCAAGAAGCAACTGTGGAAATACGACAAGTCTTAGATGAGCATAATAAAAGAAAGAGGCCT CTTGACAGTGTCATTGAAAGAACTGGAAAACTTGTTACTGCTAATTGGAGTGAACAACTCAAG ataaaaaagaaattgattGGACTAACAAGAGAACACGAGGCTTTGTTCAACTTtgtagaaaacaacaaacacatctgcacagaaaaggaaaaacaaaag ATGGTTAACAGACTGACTAAGTCGGCAGAGATGCAGGTTCGGGTGGATGAGGACTACTTTAATATCAACATGGAGGGTCATCAGATGAGACTCAAGTGGGAAAACACACTAAAAAACTGCTATCAG ATCATACAAGAACTGGAAAAGCAGCGGATTGAAGTCCTGTGCAACATATTAAAAAGATACAGCCTCCACATGGCCAGTTGTGGGCACACCCTCAAACAC GGCCAAAGACAGATAGACCAGTTAGTTCAGAGGGTGGACATGGACAAAGACATTCAAACCATGGAGGAGGAAAACAGAATCCCAGCTGATGATAACAAAGTGGAGTTTTTGATGACAGACTATTTT GAAGAAGAGACCAAATCCCTGatggacaaagacagaagaagagaggccatcaaattcaaactcCAGCGTTTGGAAGacaacattacaaaaacaaagaaagaccaCGAAG GAATCCAGAAACTGATTAAAATGTACTCTGAAAATCCATCATTTTCAAACCAAAGGAACCTTGAGGAAACGGAGCAGCAGCTTGATGAG ACTACTCTGAAGCTGGATCTCCTTGAAGCAACTCATCACAAACTCTCTCTATCTTTGTCTGGGTTGGAAGGGACAAGCAAGTCCTTCCACCGATTTAGTGACAGCATTTTGAAATGGAAAGACAAG GACTGTGAGCACAGCGTTGTTCAACTAACTCGTCCAGTCAAACTCAGAAGAGCACCATTTAGATCCCGACAGTCACTCAGATCCTCCATTATTTACAAAGGACCTGCTCAGTTTGTAACACAACAGTCTGTGGAGCCTTCACTCAGTGCCACAGGCCAGGTCACCTCCACAGCCTCAGCACACGAAGCTAAAGCTGTAGACTGTGGGGGCAGCGATAATGGAGCTTTCCCTCGCACAGGTAATGGCGAGATGCAAG GTCAAACAACAGAATTAAACAGTGTGGGAAAATGCAAGGCACTGTACAATTTTACACCCAAACATGATGATGAATTGACTTTGACAGAAG gAGATCTTCTAGAAATTTACACAAAAGAGGAGAACGGCTGGTGGTTTGGTGAACTTAACGGGCAGACGGGTCATTTCCCATCAACCTATGTTGAGGAGCTGCCTGTGTTAAACAGTGCCCAGTCATCTGATGCCTAA
- the spc25 gene encoding kinetochore protein Spc25: MASITDPNTSVKFTSAMEEIHNKQLKTYGEIIDTTTELCQSHRQFVKSALDTCIKKCKDDETVFEKIRTLKTDLEQKNASLREKKRAISEVMDEIQWKEMEKDDIIQKIQKLKDEQAKRKELIESQHKENKYRLKNLQKTRLIFQNHLGMEIRKIVAKTQLDKGEKLQFVFRNIKPSDHGCAYVVTMGIKDNGSYQIVSSDPVLECLPALESQLQETNNLPAFLAKVRKEFISQARR; the protein is encoded by the exons ATGGCATCCATTACTGATCCAAACACGAGTGTGAAGTTCACCAGTGCAATGGAGGAGATCCACAACAAACAGCTCAAAACCTATGGGGAGATAATAGATACAACTACAGAGCTGTGCCAGTctcacagacagtttgtgaagTCTGCACTTG ATACATGTATAAAGAAATGTAAGGACGATGAGACTGTCTTTGAGAAAATACGGACACTTAAAACAG actTGGAGCAAAAAAATGCCTccttgagagaaaaaaagcgTGCCATTTCTGAAGTGATGGATGAGATTCAATGgaaggagatggagaaagatGACATTATTCAGAAGATACAGAAACTTAAAGATGAACAAGCCAAGAGGAAAGAAT TAATTGAGTCtcaacataaagaaaacaaatacagactAAAGAATCTCCAGAAAACCAGACTAATCTTTCAGAATCACTTGGGGATGGAGATAAGAAAAATCGTTGCCAAAACACAACTAGATAAAG GTGAgaagctgcagtttgtgttcCGAAATATTAAACCTTCAGATCATGGCTGCGCCTATGTTGTTACCATGGGGATTAAAGACAACGGATCCTACCAGA TTGTGTCGAGTGATCCCGTGCTTGAGTGTTTGCCAGCGCTGGAAAGCCAGCTCCAGGAAACCAATAACTTGCCAGCATTCCTGGCAAAGGTCAGGAAAGAGTTTATCTCCCAGGCACGCCGCTAA
- the nostrin gene encoding nostrin isoform X2, with protein sequence MKDPISTCSYNQLYQNLKQFSKTGEYFCKELMTVFQQRAELELTYSKGLQKLAGKLIRVSKVMPNNSTYSAWCHVSDEMYSRADAHRSLGTAFLQEATVEIRQVLDEHNKRKRPLDSVIERTGKLVTANWSEQLKIKKKLIGLTREHEALFNFVENNKHICTEKEKQKMVNRLTKSAEMQVRVDEDYFNINMEGHQMRLKWENTLKNCYQIIQELEKQRIEVLCNILKRYSLHMASCGHTLKHGQRQIDQLVQRVDMDKDIQTMEEENRIPADDNKVEFLMTDYFEEETKSLMDKDRRREAIKFKLQRLEDNITKTKKDHEGIQKLIKMYSENPSFSNQRNLEETEQQLDETTLKLDLLEATHHKLSLSLSGLEGTSKSFHRFSDSILKWKDKDCEHSVVQLTRPVKLRRAPFRSRQSLRSSIIYKGPAQFVTQQSVEPSLSATGQVTSTASAHEAKAVDCGGSDNGAFPRTGQTTELNSVGKCKALYNFTPKHDDELTLTEGDLLEIYTKEENGWWFGELNGQTGHFPSTYVEELPVLNSAQSSDA encoded by the exons ATGAAGGACCCTATCAGCACCTGCTct TATAACCAACTCTATCAAAAcctaaaacaattttcaaaaactGGGGAGTACTTCTGCAAAGAACTGATGACAGTTTTTCAGCAGAG AGCTGAGCTGGAACTTACCTATTCTAAAGGGCTACAGAAACTTGCTGGCAAACTCATTAGAGTCTCCAAAGTAATGCCAAACAA TTCCACCTACAGCGCCTGGTGTCATGTGTCAGATGAGATGTACTCAAGAGCAGACGCCCACAG ATCATTAGGGACTGCATTTCTGCAAGAAGCAACTGTGGAAATACGACAAGTCTTAGATGAGCATAATAAAAGAAAGAGGCCT CTTGACAGTGTCATTGAAAGAACTGGAAAACTTGTTACTGCTAATTGGAGTGAACAACTCAAG ataaaaaagaaattgattGGACTAACAAGAGAACACGAGGCTTTGTTCAACTTtgtagaaaacaacaaacacatctgcacagaaaaggaaaaacaaaag ATGGTTAACAGACTGACTAAGTCGGCAGAGATGCAGGTTCGGGTGGATGAGGACTACTTTAATATCAACATGGAGGGTCATCAGATGAGACTCAAGTGGGAAAACACACTAAAAAACTGCTATCAG ATCATACAAGAACTGGAAAAGCAGCGGATTGAAGTCCTGTGCAACATATTAAAAAGATACAGCCTCCACATGGCCAGTTGTGGGCACACCCTCAAACAC GGCCAAAGACAGATAGACCAGTTAGTTCAGAGGGTGGACATGGACAAAGACATTCAAACCATGGAGGAGGAAAACAGAATCCCAGCTGATGATAACAAAGTGGAGTTTTTGATGACAGACTATTTT GAAGAAGAGACCAAATCCCTGatggacaaagacagaagaagagaggccatcaaattcaaactcCAGCGTTTGGAAGacaacattacaaaaacaaagaaagaccaCGAAG GAATCCAGAAACTGATTAAAATGTACTCTGAAAATCCATCATTTTCAAACCAAAGGAACCTTGAGGAAACGGAGCAGCAGCTTGATGAG ACTACTCTGAAGCTGGATCTCCTTGAAGCAACTCATCACAAACTCTCTCTATCTTTGTCTGGGTTGGAAGGGACAAGCAAGTCCTTCCACCGATTTAGTGACAGCATTTTGAAATGGAAAGACAAG GACTGTGAGCACAGCGTTGTTCAACTAACTCGTCCAGTCAAACTCAGAAGAGCACCATTTAGATCCCGACAGTCACTCAGATCCTCCATTATTTACAAAGGACCTGCTCAGTTTGTAACACAACAGTCTGTGGAGCCTTCACTCAGTGCCACAGGCCAGGTCACCTCCACAGCCTCAGCACACGAAGCTAAAGCTGTAGACTGTGGGGGCAGCGATAATGGAGCTTTCCCTCGCACAG GTCAAACAACAGAATTAAACAGTGTGGGAAAATGCAAGGCACTGTACAATTTTACACCCAAACATGATGATGAATTGACTTTGACAGAAG gAGATCTTCTAGAAATTTACACAAAAGAGGAGAACGGCTGGTGGTTTGGTGAACTTAACGGGCAGACGGGTCATTTCCCATCAACCTATGTTGAGGAGCTGCCTGTGTTAAACAGTGCCCAGTCATCTGATGCCTAA